The Streptomyces halobius genomic interval TGACCTGGTACCCGGAGGTCGACGGGATGACCGACTGGCTGGACCTGTATCTGCGGGTGGCCCGCTCCAACGGGGGTGAGCCGGACGCCGGTCGCCGACTGCACGCCTGGGCGCGGCAGGCCGGTTTCGACCCGGCCGCCCTCACCGCCACCGCCGGCACCTGGTGCTACCGCACTCCGCGGGAACGGTCCTGGTGGAGCGAGCTGTGGGCGGACCGCACGATCGCCTCGGCATACGCCCGAATCGCGGTCGACGGCGGGCATGCCACGCCGGACGAGCTGGCCCGGATCGCGGAGGCATGGCGGGAGTGGGGCTCCCAGGAGGACGGCTGGTTCACGGTCCTGCACGGCGAGATCCTGTGCCGCGTCTGAGATCCGGACGCCGATCGCCCTCGGCCCCACCTCCGCACCCCTTCAACTAGGCTTGCCCGTATGGACATTCTGGGGACCTCACTGCGGGTGTGCGTCGGCGATCTCGATGCCGCGATCAGCGTCTATGAACGGCTGACCGGCGCCGAGGCCATACGCTTCCAGCGCGGCGGTGTCGCGGTCGCGGCCGTCGGGTGCTTCTTCCTGATGAGTGGTCCCGAGGCCGAGTTGTCGGTACTGCGGAAGATCACCGCGACCCTCGCCGTGCAGGACGTGGACGAGGCGCTGGCCGATCTGAAGGCCGTCGGCGCGGACATCATCGCCGGTCCGCTGCCCACGCCCATCGGCCGCAATCTGGTCGCCCGCCATCCGGACGGTTCCATCTTCGAGTACGTCGACCGGAGACAGGACGCTTGAGGGCATGACCGGCCGGCCGCCCCCACGCCGGACCGCGACGAGCCCGCCGACGCCCCCGCGCTGCAACGGCCGCCATCCAGAACGGCCGGGCAGCGCGCGGCAACGGCCGCCCGACGCTGGTGGGCTGAACAGCCCCCATGAGCCGAGCGGCCGCCCGTACGCCGAGCGCTGACGGCGCGCTGAGCGGGGCCGTGAGCCGAGCACCGACTGTGAGCTGAGCACTGTTCCCCGAGGTGGGCAGTGGCGCCCGCCTCACGGCACGGACACCTCCAGGACGA includes:
- a CDS encoding VOC family protein, translating into MDILGTSLRVCVGDLDAAISVYERLTGAEAIRFQRGGVAVAAVGCFFLMSGPEAELSVLRKITATLAVQDVDEALADLKAVGADIIAGPLPTPIGRNLVARHPDGSIFEYVDRRQDA